The following proteins come from a genomic window of Streptomyces sp. NBC_00539:
- a CDS encoding M56 family metallopeptidase, which yields MMVPAALLLLGALTALLAPRLLARAEWPDREPVVALWVWQCVVGAVLLCLALSMLLSAAAAWQAVRGRLFAAAPHGVVDAYGLGAAGGMWAAVTALALAGGGLWTGAMLTREVLRARAGRRARGAELLERAPLLPGEDPQAARLVVLEGPRPEAWWQPGTVPQLVVTTAALGRLKGSQLDAVLAHEQGHVAARHDWLLHCSRALAGGFPQVPVFAAFEEEMHRLVELAADDVASRRFGRLTVALALVGLNEDRGVFGLGAAPEAHVPQRVRRLLSATPRLSPARRLRLTALATLMPALPLAVAFVPGLSALA from the coding sequence ATGATGGTCCCCGCCGCTCTCCTGCTGCTCGGCGCACTGACCGCGCTGCTCGCCCCCCGCCTGCTGGCGCGGGCCGAGTGGCCCGACCGTGAGCCGGTCGTCGCGCTGTGGGTGTGGCAGTGCGTGGTGGGGGCGGTGCTGCTGTGCCTCGCGCTGTCGATGCTGCTGAGCGCCGCGGCGGCCTGGCAGGCGGTACGGGGGCGGCTCTTCGCCGCCGCCCCGCACGGGGTGGTCGACGCCTACGGGCTCGGCGCGGCGGGCGGCATGTGGGCCGCGGTCACCGCGCTGGCACTGGCGGGCGGCGGCCTGTGGACGGGCGCGATGCTGACCCGCGAGGTGCTGCGGGCGCGGGCCGGGCGGCGTGCCCGCGGGGCCGAACTGCTGGAGCGCGCTCCGCTGTTGCCCGGGGAGGACCCGCAGGCCGCGCGGCTGGTCGTACTGGAGGGACCCCGGCCCGAGGCGTGGTGGCAGCCGGGTACGGTCCCGCAGCTGGTGGTCACGACGGCCGCGCTGGGCCGGCTGAAGGGCAGCCAACTGGATGCCGTGCTGGCCCACGAGCAGGGGCACGTCGCGGCCCGGCACGACTGGCTGCTGCACTGCTCGCGGGCGCTGGCCGGGGGCTTCCCCCAGGTGCCGGTGTTCGCGGCGTTCGAGGAGGAGATGCACCGCCTGGTGGAGCTCGCCGCCGACGACGTGGCTTCACGACGGTTCGGGCGGCTCACGGTCGCGCTGGCCCTGGTCGGGCTGAACGAGGACCGCGGGGTGTTCGGCCTGGGCGCCGCCCCAGAGGCGCACGTCCCCCAGCGGGTGCGGCGGCTGCTGTCCGCCACCCCGCGGCTGTCCCCGGCCAGGCGGCTGCGGCTGACGGCGCTGGCGACGCTGATGCCCGCGCTGCCGCTGGCGGTGGCCTTCGTACCGGGCCTGAGCGCGCTCGCGTAA
- a CDS encoding DUF5134 domain-containing protein — protein sequence MHGSALPSAASAVSGWLLVALCATSGTYCLLRARRAGRAARGAAMGEALMGFGMAVMAAPSGTGAWGPAILLAVFCAAAAHALWLLRGGPGLRHHAHHAVGCLAMAYMAYLGLVAGSGHAHGQGAGLPLVTGTLLAYFAGYVLLGGARLVAGGGAAPVPVAPAGDAAGAAGAAGAAGAAGAAGAAGAAGAAGAAGAAGAAGAAGAAGAAGAAGAAGELTRACRLTMGIGMLAMLLSM from the coding sequence GTGCACGGATCCGCGCTGCCGTCCGCCGCCTCAGCCGTCTCCGGCTGGCTGCTCGTCGCGCTCTGCGCCACCAGCGGTACGTACTGCCTGCTGCGGGCGCGCAGAGCGGGCCGGGCGGCGCGCGGCGCGGCGATGGGCGAGGCCCTCATGGGGTTCGGGATGGCCGTGATGGCCGCGCCGTCCGGCACCGGCGCGTGGGGTCCGGCGATCCTGCTGGCCGTCTTCTGCGCGGCCGCCGCGCACGCGCTGTGGCTGCTGCGGGGCGGCCCGGGCCTGCGCCACCACGCGCACCACGCGGTCGGCTGCCTGGCGATGGCCTACATGGCGTACCTCGGGCTCGTGGCGGGCTCCGGGCACGCGCACGGCCAGGGCGCGGGGCTGCCCCTGGTGACGGGGACGCTGCTCGCCTACTTCGCGGGGTACGTCCTGCTGGGCGGGGCCCGGCTGGTGGCGGGAGGCGGGGCTGCGCCGGTCCCGGTGGCGCCGGCCGGGGACGCTGCGGGTGCCGCGGGCGCTGCGGGGGCCGCGGGGGCCGCGGGTGCCGCGGGTGCCGCGGGTGCCGCGGGTGCCGCGGGTGCCGCGGGTGCCGCGGGTGCCGCGGGTGCCGCGGGTGCCGCGGGTGCCGCGGGTGCCGCGGGTGCCGCGGGCGAGTTGACCAGGGCCTGCCGACTGACCATGGGGATCGGGATGTTGGCGATGCTGCTGAGCATGTGA
- a CDS encoding GNAT family N-acetyltransferase produces the protein MPTVHPAALSFRPAVEADVPELVALVESAYRGDASRAGWTTEADYLDGQRTDPEGVRQIIGAPDGVLLVVERAGELVACCQLEHRGDHAYFGMFAVRPGLQGGGLGKEVLAEAERRAREEWGATEMRMTVVNVREELIAYYERRGYRRTGELSPFPYGDERFGIPLRTDLAFELLVKPL, from the coding sequence ATGCCGACCGTCCACCCCGCCGCCCTGAGTTTCCGGCCCGCTGTCGAGGCGGACGTACCGGAACTGGTGGCGCTCGTCGAGTCGGCCTACCGCGGTGACGCCAGCCGGGCCGGCTGGACCACGGAAGCGGACTACCTGGACGGCCAGCGCACCGACCCGGAGGGCGTCCGGCAGATCATCGGAGCGCCCGACGGCGTGCTGCTCGTCGTGGAGCGCGCGGGCGAACTCGTCGCCTGCTGCCAGCTCGAACACCGCGGCGACCACGCCTACTTCGGGATGTTCGCCGTGCGCCCCGGGCTGCAGGGCGGCGGCCTCGGCAAGGAGGTCCTCGCCGAGGCCGAGCGGCGCGCCCGCGAGGAGTGGGGCGCCACGGAGATGCGGATGACGGTGGTCAACGTACGGGAGGAACTCATCGCCTACTACGAGCGCCGCGGCTACCGGCGCACCGGCGAACTGAGCCCCTTCCCGTACGGCGACGAGCGTTTCGGCATCCCGCTCCGCACCGACCTCGCCTTCGAGCTGCTGGTCAAGCCGCTGTAG
- a CDS encoding glycerophosphodiester phosphodiesterase — MTFLTIGHRGVMGVEPENTLRSFVRAERCGMDVIALDVRLSKDGALVVLHDGEVDRTTDGAGAVAELTLAELRELDAGHGERLPVLDEVLEAVRTPLQVAVQDEAAAGVLTELVVRRDLSARVEVASFQDAVLAGAARRVPGLRTTLYADPHGSDVVDRALAARARTVALRLRRITLETVEAAHAAGLRVTGWTVDSLDQLRLARALELDGVLTGFPEIRSTGRFTA; from the coding sequence TTGACTTTCCTCACCATCGGTCATCGCGGGGTCATGGGTGTGGAGCCGGAGAACACCCTGCGGTCCTTCGTCCGCGCGGAACGCTGCGGCATGGACGTCATCGCGCTGGACGTGCGCCTGAGCAAGGACGGCGCGCTCGTCGTCCTGCACGACGGCGAAGTGGACCGCACGACCGACGGAGCGGGCGCCGTGGCCGAACTGACCCTGGCCGAACTGCGCGAGCTGGACGCCGGTCACGGCGAACGCCTACCGGTCCTGGACGAGGTGCTGGAGGCGGTGCGCACCCCGCTCCAGGTCGCGGTGCAGGACGAGGCCGCCGCCGGGGTGCTCACGGAACTGGTCGTGCGCCGCGATCTGAGCGCCCGTGTCGAGGTGGCCTCGTTCCAGGACGCGGTCCTGGCCGGGGCGGCCCGGCGGGTGCCGGGCCTGCGCACCACCCTGTACGCGGACCCCCACGGGTCCGACGTGGTGGACCGGGCGCTCGCCGCACGCGCCCGCACGGTGGCCCTCAGGCTGCGCCGGATCACCCTGGAGACGGTGGAGGCGGCGCACGCGGCCGGGCTGCGGGTGACCGGCTGGACGGTCGACTCCCTCGACCAGCTGCGGCTGGCGCGCGCGCTCGAACTGGACGGCGTGCTCACCGGCTTCCCGGAGATCCGCAGCACCGGCCGCTTCACCGCCTGA
- a CDS encoding LLM class flavin-dependent oxidoreductase: MKFSVIFEAQLADPTVEREHQVIRDCVEQAVLAERVGFDRIWAVEHHALKWYAHMSAPEIFLTWVAARTRSIRIGHGVVCMPFRFNHPVRVAERAAMLDLLCGGRLDLGAGRGGTTQETSLFGVDKERTTAEVEEALRIIGRAWREEELEYHGELLDIGPHPVLPRPAQRPHPPLFLACSRTETLEQAAELGVGALVMGFAGPESIAGMRAAYDAAIARRDGARFVSSAVNDHFSVLCPTIVLDDPQEARRIGIRGQRFFAQSIGHWYGGAGVPDEAVVAGADEAAGMREAAEQVVARLHELEIPVRPTSTATFNADHAYGSADEAVAYVERLRAAGADEVMCLIQMGTVPQEACLETLRQWGDKVIPHFRNAEAPRAG; the protein is encoded by the coding sequence GTGAAATTCTCCGTGATCTTCGAAGCGCAACTGGCCGATCCGACCGTGGAGCGGGAGCACCAGGTCATCCGCGACTGCGTCGAACAGGCCGTGCTCGCCGAACGCGTGGGATTCGACCGGATCTGGGCGGTCGAGCACCACGCGCTCAAGTGGTACGCCCACATGTCCGCACCGGAGATCTTCCTGACCTGGGTCGCGGCGCGGACGCGGTCCATCCGCATCGGCCACGGCGTCGTCTGCATGCCGTTCCGCTTCAACCACCCGGTCCGGGTCGCCGAGCGGGCCGCGATGCTCGACCTGCTCTGCGGCGGACGGCTCGACCTGGGTGCCGGGCGCGGCGGCACCACGCAGGAGACCTCGTTGTTCGGGGTGGACAAGGAGCGCACCACCGCCGAGGTGGAGGAGGCGCTGCGGATCATCGGGCGGGCCTGGCGGGAGGAGGAGCTGGAGTACCACGGGGAGCTGCTGGACATCGGCCCGCACCCGGTGCTGCCCCGGCCGGCCCAGCGGCCCCACCCGCCGCTGTTCCTCGCGTGCAGCAGGACCGAGACCCTGGAGCAGGCCGCCGAGCTGGGCGTGGGCGCGCTGGTGATGGGTTTCGCCGGCCCGGAATCGATCGCGGGGATGCGGGCCGCGTACGACGCCGCGATCGCCCGGCGGGACGGCGCGCGCTTCGTGTCGAGCGCGGTGAATGACCACTTTTCGGTGCTCTGCCCGACCATCGTGCTCGACGACCCGCAGGAGGCCCGGCGGATCGGCATCCGCGGCCAGCGGTTCTTCGCCCAGTCCATCGGTCACTGGTACGGCGGGGCGGGCGTCCCCGACGAGGCGGTGGTGGCGGGCGCCGACGAGGCCGCGGGGATGCGCGAGGCGGCCGAGCAGGTGGTGGCCCGCCTCCACGAACTGGAGATCCCGGTGCGGCCCACGTCGACGGCCACCTTCAACGCCGACCACGCCTACGGCAGCGCGGACGAGGCCGTCGCGTACGTCGAACGGCTCAGGGCGGCCGGGGCCGACGAGGTGATGTGCCTCATACAGATGGGCACGGTCCCCCAGGAGGCCTGTCTGGAGACCCTGCGGCAGTGGGGGGACAAAGTGATCCCGCACTTCCGGAACGCGGAGGCGCCCAGGGCCGGATGA